The genome window TTAAATACTCCGTTTACAAACCCCGCCGAACTTTCCGAACAAGTTACCTCGCTCAATGTTCCAGATAGCGGACAAGTTGCCAATTTTGAAGAAGTAGAACCGTACAATAAACTCGCAGAACAGTTTTTAGTTCAAGGTAAAATTAAAGAGGCGATCGCAGCTTGTCAGCAAGCGCTAAAAATTCGACCGGATTTCATCTACGCTTACGTCACTTTAGGTAATGCCTTGCAAGCAGAAGGCAAAACTGAAGCTGCGATTCGATCGTATTCTCAAGCCCTAGTGTTGCAGCCAAATTTTGCGGAAGTGCGCGCCAATATCGGCAGTATGTATTTCAAAATGGGGCGTTTGGAAGAAGCGATCGCCCATTACCAGCAAGCCATCGCCCTGAGTCCCGATTTAGCGGGAGCTCACTGGAATTTAGGGAAAGTATATCACCAACACGGCAACATCGAAGCAGCGATCGCCTGTTTTAAAAGAACATCCGAACTCAACCCGCAGCTAGTCGGTGCCGACTTCCACTTTAACTTAGGTAATCGACTTTTCAGCCAAGGAAAGCGCGACGAAGCCATCGAATGCTACGAAAAAGCGATCGCCATTAAACCGGATTGGGCCGAAGCTTACGGTAACATCGGCAGCGCGCGATCGCAACAAGGCAATCTCGAAGCCGCCATCGCTTACTATCAGAAAGCTGTAGCTTTAAAGCCGCACTTAGAAGTTTTGCACTTCAATATAGCCAACTCTTTTTTACAGCAAAACAAGTACGACGAAGCAATTACTAATTATCAAAACACTCTGAAAATTAAGCCCGACTGGCCGGAAGTTCACGCTAACCTCGGCAATTGTTTTTCCATGCAGGGGCGGCTGGAAGAAGCTCTAGCCAGCTATCAGCAAGCTCTGGGATTAAAACCGAATTGGGCAGAGGTTTACTGCCGGATGGGACACATTCAGAAACAAGATAAGCCGTTGGAGGCGATCGCCAATTTTGAAAAGGCGATCGAATGCAACCCCAATTTTAGCGAAGCCTACCAACAACTGTGCGACTTGCTAAGCCATTCCACCAACCTCGCCGGAGCCCGCAGCGTAGCCGACAAATACTGCGAAAACTGCGGCGAAAATGCCCCAGTCATGTCAGCTACAGCCTACGTCTTTTCCTACCTGCAATCAGGTGTCAGCAAACAGGCAATTCAAAAACTCGAAGAAATCGAAAAACTCTGCTACGAAAAGGTCGAAACCTTTAGCGTAATCGAACTAAAACTGCTCTACGAAATCTTCCTGTTTGCAGTTTCTCACCTGCGAGACAACCGCGAAAAAAATGCCAGCTTCTACCGACTAATTGCCAAAGAATACTACCAAAAAGCCGTCCCGCTGCGGCAGCAAGTTAACAGAAGCAACCTAGCCAATTACCAAACCAAAGAACAGCGTCCTTTAAAAATCGGCTTCCTTTCCAAACACTTCCGCCGCCACTCGGTAGGCTGGTGCAGCGAAGCTTTAATTCGCGAATTAAGCCACATCACCCCCCACGTTCACCTTTACGTCACCGGCAAACTCCACCGAGATGAAGTTACGCAGCGGTTTGAAGACATGGCGGGCAAGTTTTACTGGCCTAAAAAATATCCAAACGGCTTTGCTGATGGCGGTGAAATCTTCGCCGAAGTAGCGCAAGACAACTTGGATGTTTTGATAGACTTAGACTCGATGACAGTGCCAACAAATGTGGAAGTTTTATACCAATATCCTGCGGGAATTTGCGTTTCTTGGCTGGGATTCGACGCACCCTACATTTCAGATAATCACTACTTTCTGTGCGACGAACACACTCACCCCCCTGGTGTTGAAAAAAATTACTTAGAACAGTTAGTAAGATTGCCTGCTTGTTCGGTAGCAATTGGCGCACTGCAAAGCATTCCTGTAAATCGAGAGGCGATTAGAAACGCTCTCGGAATTGGCTTAGATCAAATGACTTATCTGTGCGTTGCGCCTGGGAGAAAAACCAATCCCGAAATGGTACGAGCTCAAGTTCAAATCCTTAAGGAAGTACCAGATAGTTTGTTAATCCGCAAAGGTCAAGGCGACCCCGATGTTATTCACAGCACTTACCGCCAAGAATGCGAAATTCAGGGAGTAGATTTTGGTCGGATTAAGTTTATAGGTCAAACCAGAAGTGAAGAAGAACATCGCGCTATTTATTATGTAGCCGACGTGCTTTTAGATTCCTATCCTTACAACGGGGGAACTCACAATTTAGAGGCTTTGTGGGCGAATTTGCCAGTGGTAACTCGCTCCGGCGACCAATATCTTTCGCGCATGGGTTACGCTTTTCTGAAAAGTGCAAATCTTGATGTCGGTGCGGCCTGGAGTTGGGAAGAATACACGCAGTGGGGAGTTAAGTTTGGCCGCGATGCTGGTTTCAGAAATGCGGTGAAAGAGCATTTAGTAAAATCTAAGCAGCCAGAACATCTCGCACCTTTGTGGAATCCTAAAAAGTTGGCTGAGGATATGTATGGGGTGTTTCAAAAACTTTTGTCAGTTGACGGTTGACGGTTGACTGTTGACTGTTATTGGTTATTAGAAGGAAAAATTTCCGCATCTCTCACTCTTCCCCTCTTTCTGTGAAGTCTTGTAACAATCTTCGTGGAAATGCGTAAAAATTCCGCGCCGAGTCTGATAGATAAATAGCTGATTCATAGTACCGCGATCGCACTAACTTTATGCCAGTTAGGGCGATCGCTTTTTTAGTAACACCACTTTCAAAAAAGAATGCAACTGCAGACAAGCTCGAAGCCAGCAGCTTCATCACTAAGTCCCAAATCTAAAATCTCAAATCTAAAATAACCTGACTACTCACTAATCGCCACTCGATCGCGCCCGCCAGACTTAGCTCGATACAGTGCCTTATCCGCAGCTTCAATCAACATTTTCGGGGAATTTTGACTTGGTGAAACTGCCGCAACTCCCAAGCTGAGAGTCACAGAATCACTGACAACAGACTTGATGTGGGGAATTGCCAAAGCTTTGACGCGGCTGCGGATGCTCTCAGCAACCGCCTGTGCAGCCACGATATCCGTATTTGGCAAAATTACCCCAAATTCCTCGCCACCGTACCTAGCAGCCAAATAGAGGCGTTCTGCGGGTGCGTTTGTGCAAGCATCCCCGATCGCCCGCGCCACTTGCTGCAAACAAGCATCCCCGGCTTGGTGGCCGTAATTGTCGTTGTAAAGTTTAAAACAGTCAATGTCGCACATAATCAAAGATAGCGGTTCCGAAGAGCTCGATCGCTCCCATTCCCGGTTGATCACCTCGTCAAATCGGCGGCGGTTAGCTAGCTGAGTCAGGCTGTCCAAATTCGCCAACCCGTCCAACCGCTGGTTGGCAGCAGCTAGCTGCTGGTAAACTAAAGATTGTTCGATCGCGATCGCCACTTGAGTACCCAACTGACTCAGCAAATCCATATCAAATTGCTGCCACTGGCGGGGTGCCGAACAGTGGTGGGCAATCAGCAAACCCCACAACTTCGGCACTTGACAAGAACCGTTACCTTCCCGAGGTTCTATTCCCTGCTGGACAATCGGCACTACCAAATTTGCCTTCACCTGACACCCCGCCAAAAAATTCATGTGACACTCGGTCAAATTAGAAGCATGAATATCCTCGATGGCGCGAATGCGACCCTTTAAATACTGTCCGATGTAAGTATTGGCAAAACAGCAATCGTCAATTCCCATCCCCTTGAGTGGCATCCATCCTTCTCCAACCGACTCCACCACCACATCTCCGTTCCAGTCGGGTCGGAAGCGGAAAACCAGCACGCGATCGGTTGCCAAAAACTCCCGCACTTCCGCTACTGTAGTGTTGAGAATATCTTGGATATCCAGAGAAGAACGGATGCGCGATTGAATCTGCGCGATCAGGCGTTCCCGTTCTATTTGTTGCCGCAGCGCGACTTGGGCTTGCTTGCTTTTAGTAATGTCCCGACCTTCCGGCAGCAACAATACTATTTTGCCCGTTTCATCCGCGACCGGTTTGAGAGAAAAATCAACAGTTGCCGTCCGATTTACACCTTGAACTTCGACTTCATAGCGGACAAATTCACCTTTTGCCGATCGAGAAATCGCCTCTTGCAACTGTTCCTGAACTTCCTCAGAATCTCCCCACCAAGGCAACCGCCAAAACGGTTTATTGGCCACATCCCGTAGCTTAATTCCCGCAAAATCCAGAGAAGTTTGGTTAGCTTCCAGCAGAGTGCCGTCCGGTTTCAATAAGCTCACAAATTGGAAAGAAGAATCAAAAATTGCCCGAAAGCGCCTTTGAGAATCTCCCAACATTGCCGTCACCTTTTCGCGGGAGGTAATATCGCGGAAGCGCCACACCCTGCCAATAATATTTTGTCCGACTCGAATCGGCTGCGTGTAGCGCTCAAAAGTGCGGCCGTCTTTAAATTCTAGAAGATCGCAGCCTTCCGACTCCGCATCCCTATAAAATTCTTTAACTCTCTGCAAAAAAGCTCTCGGATCTTTCACTTGCTTAGTGAGAAATGCCAGCCGCACCGTTCTATCCATTGAGTTTCTAACTTCTTCATAAATTCCCCACATTTGAACTAACTTTTCGTTATAACTAATCATTTCTCCGGCGGTAGTAACGGCGAGAATGCCGTCTGCCGTTGCTTCTAAGGTAGCGTGCAGCAGAGACCGCGATCGCTCTAATTCTGCTGCGGTCAATTTGCGTTCCGTGAGGTCTCGGACTGCTTTTACCTGGACTAAACGACCTTCCCAAAAAACGAATTTGCTGCGAACGTCAGCAGGAAAAGCAGTTCCATCTCGCCTGAGAAAAATAGTTTCACAGACTGTATTGCTGGCTGCCGAAATCATTTGCGGCGCCTGTTTGTATGATTTCGGCGACAGTAGTTCCAGCAAGCTCATTCCCGCCATTTCCGCAGGTTCGTAACCGAAAAGTTGGGCAAAATTGCTGCTGACGCTCAAAATTGTCTCGCGGTCAGCCACGGCAACTGCTTCAAAATAAGCTTCGCATTCGAGCAAGTGCGCTGCTGAGTAGCTGGTGCCATTTGCGCCGGAAGAATAGCTGTTGTTAATTAACTGTTGCAATTGCGTATTTGCCGAGTACAAAGCGGTCATGGCTTGCCTGTACATAGCAGTACGTTTTTCGACTTTTTGTGTGAGGCGATCGCGATATTCTCGCAGTTCTTTTTCGACTCTAATTAAATCAGTAATATCTACGGCAAACACGATTACACCAGCGACTTTACCTGTTTCGTCGCGGTAAGGTATTTTATCTGTCCGCACCCAGCATTTTTGACCCGAAACTGTTGGTAGCAGTTCGACTTGCCCCTGCTTGGGAACGCCGGAATTGATTACTTCCAAATCTTCTAAATAATATTGCTCTGCTTCGTCTGGATAGATTTCATAAAAAGATTTACCTTCTAATTGAGCTGCGGGCAAACCTCTCGATGCAGCGGCGGCTTGATTAATTCGCAGCAGGCGACTTTCGGTATCTTTGAGCCAAATCATCGCCGGCACGGAATCAAAAATAATTTGTTGTTCTTGTTGCTGCAGGCGTAGTTCGGCTTCTGCTTGTTTTCTTTTAATTATTTCTTTTTGCAGTTTTTGGTTAGCTTTTTTGAGTTCAGCAGTGCGTCTTTCTACTCTTTCTTCTAGTTGATCGTAGTATTGGGTCAGCAAGTTTTGCTGCTGTTCGTGCCGCAGTGCTTCTAATTTTAACTTTTCGCTAGCTGACAAACTTGAGGATACAAAATCTGCTAATATTTGGGTAAATTCGTGTTCTTCTTCCGTCCAATCACCGTCGGAACCCTGGCGTTCGGCGCTGACTATTCCCAACCTTTGACCTGCTAGCACAATCGGTACGTTTAACAGGGAAGTCGTGCCCCGATCGAGCAAATAAAGACTGACAAGTTCTCGTGTTCTCGGGTCATTTTCTGCTGCCACAGTAGCGATCGCACTTGCAGATTTTAAAGCTTGAAAATATGCCGGACAGTCGGCTGCTGTGATGATTATTTGTACGGAATGGAGTTTAGTATTTTGTTCGTAAAGGTCGATGCAGTGAAGCTGCGTTTTGTCTTCGCCATACAGCCAAATACTGGCTCGATCGCAGTTGACAATACTGACAGCGGTTTCTGTTACTTCGCGGATGAAGTCTTCTATATTGTTGCGTTCTTTAAGTTGACTTTTGGCTAATTTTGCGATCGCTAAAGTTGGACTGCGCCAATTTCCTCTCTGGTGGGGCGACCGGGGTGACTGCGAAGCAGCCTTAATTTCTTCGCAAACTAACAGTACAGCCGGCCGTTGGAAATTCGCAATTGAGCGACCATTGGTATTTTCCTCTATTTTCCAATTTACCGCAGGCATTGGGCGCGCGGTTGCTTTTACCCTAATAATCCTGCCGTCTTTGCAAGTTAAGCAGCCTTCCCAACAAGCAATTTTTGGAGTTGGCGTACCGTTTTCCGGCTGGGCTAATCGGGCAAATTCTGCCTGCATTTTCCCTTGCTCTTGGCAGTAAAATATGTTAAAAATTGAATGACAAATTAATTCCTGCGATTTGTAGGCGAGGCGAGACGCGCCGAATTGATTGAGCGAAAAAACTCTTCCCAAAGCGTCTAGAACGAAGTAAATGCCCGGAAAATTCTCGTAGAGAGTTTCATACCAATCTTGTTCGACTTGTTGGCTGCACGAAAGTTTTGCTGTCGCGAACTCGCCGTCCGTGTCGCTCAAGTGAGAATAGTTAGTTTCGGGGTTGCTTGAATGACTTTTTTTAGCAAACACTTTTAGCTTAACTCGACTGTAATTAATTTTACCTTCTGGAATTTAACTTTTTTGTGAAACTAAATTAAACCTGTTGTTTGAAAAAAGTTACAAGTTGTAACAAAAATGCCACTTGTCCAGCGTGCTGGTTTTCACTTCCCCATCCAACCACTGTGTTTGTTTGTAGCTGGTACACGGTTTGCCGACAATATTTCCCGCTAGTTGCAATGCCAGCAGGTTTAGCTGCAATTACCCAGTCTGTACTTTTAGCATCCTAGACAATAAAAAAAACCTGAAATCAATGGTTTTAAGTATATATGATAACACTCAAATACCTAGTATTGGGACTGACCTACTTCGGATTCGGTTTGGGATATTTGCCGGGGCTGCGGATGAACAGGGCAGCGATTGCAATTATGGGGTCAGCTTTTGTGGTGGCTTTGGGGATACTCGACCTGAAAACTGCTTGGGAGGCGATCGACCCCAATACGATCGTTTTTTTGCTGGGAATGATGGTCGTTAATTCCGCTTTGGGAGCATCGGGTTTTTTTCAACTCGCTTTGGAGTTTTTAACTCGCTTTACTCGTTCTCCTTTCGGCATTATGGTGGCCGTTACTTTTGGCAGCGGCATTCTATCGGCATTTTTTCTTAACGACACTACTGCTATTTTGCTGGCCCCTTTAATACTGAGTCTGACTCGCTCTTTGTCTCTCAATCCTATCCCTTATCTTTTGGCTTTAGCCGGAGGTACTAATTTAGGTTCGGTGGCGACTGTCAGTGGGAATCCGCAAAATATTCTCGTCGGTTCTTTTTCGGGAATTAGTTATTTAGAATTTGCCGGCTCTCTCGCCCCAGTCGCTTTAATTTGTTTGCTGGTTCAAGTAGCTTGGCTGTGGTTGCTTTATCCAGAAGTGCGTTCTTGCAAATCTTTGCCGGAGGTTCCCCAAGTCCGCTATCGATTGTTCAAGCCTTTACTGGCAAAAAGTTTGTGGGTGACAGCAGGACTTTTGGTAGCTTTTTTAGCGGGTGCACCTTTAGCAGAATCTGCCTGGATAGCTGCCAGTGTATTGTTAATTACTAGGCGCGTCAAGTCCGATCGCATTTTGCAAGGCGTTGACTGGAATTTGCTAGTAATGTTTGCGGGATTGTTTGTGGTGACTAAAGCAACTCAACAACTGGGTTTGTTGGACAATTTAACTAATTTGACGGGTACGCCGCTGAGTTTGTTGGGAGTAACGGTAATTCTTTCTAACTTAATTTCTAACGTACCCGCAGTGTTAGTTCTGCAATCGGTGATTGTCAAAACAGATACGCAAGCTTGGCTGTTGTTGGCGGCGGGTTCTACCCTGGCGGGGAATTTAACTTTGTTGGGTTCTGTGGCTAATTTAATTGTAGCTGAAGTTGCAGGAAAATCAGGCGATTTGCTGACTTTTAAAGAACATTTGCGGTTCGGGCTGCCGCTGACTTTCGTTACTTTGGGAATAGCTTATTTTTGGCTGTACTAAAAGGCTATAATTATTGCACCATCGTGCTCGTACAATTAAATTTTAGCTTTGGGATTTTACCTGTGCCAACTGATTTTTTTTCCATGAACCGCAGAAATTCACAGGCGGGACGCCTGTTCCACAGAGGGTGGAGAGGGGAGATGAGAAGAGAATAAATGAAAGGGAAAGATGTAGGTTTACAGCCGAGTCCAGATTTCGGTATAAAGTCTTTAGGTGTCTGTTTTGGGGACAACTGCAAAACTCGCGATTTTCCAAGGCTCTATCTTAAATCCTCGTCCTTCGGGCAACTTTTCAGACAAATTGGCAGGCCGTTCTAACAAATCTACTGGCTCTACAATTTCTAATCCCAAGTCACTGTTGAATTCTAGCACAGTCTCCTTCCCCTCGGATTCGCAACACCGCAAAATCCACACGTTAGAATCGTCTTCCGACTGTTTGAAAGCCATCAAAACTAAATTGTCGGCCGACAAATCCAAGAATTTACCAACAGCAGGTAAACTCTTGTTTCGATTTTCTCCCAACTGCGGCAACACCTTTACTAGCAGCGGCAAATTCAACTCGCAGCCGCGCCTAACTGTGCCGGCCTCTTGCCAATTTCCGCTGTGGGGATACACTGCACAAGTAAATTCGGAAACTCCTACATCTGCTTGTCCATCCGGCCAAGTCGAACCCCGAAGCAAAGTCAGCCGAATTCGATTCGGTTGAAGGTCGCAACCGTATTTGCAATCGTTGAGCAAACTCACTCCAAAACCGTCATTGCTGATATCAGTCCAGCGCAAAATCGGCACTTCCCATTTGGCTTTTTCGGCGGGTGTTTGCGGCTTGGTTGTGCGTGCGATCGCACCGCCGGGAATTTCGCAAGTTGCCAAATCTGCTTCTACATTTAACCCAAAGGCTGCTTTTACTAAAACGTGCTTTTCCTGCCAATCTACAACTGTCTTGATTTTCAGCAGCGGCGAACCTATTTCTACTATATAATCTTGGCAAAACTCCGATTTGCCAATTTGTCGGACTACCCGCAAACTCTGCCGTATTTCTCCCTGTGCTATCCAGGAAATATCTTTCAGTATCGGCGCTGGTAGTTGATGTTTTTCATAATTTGGATCGATGTTCCAAGCATCCCAATATTGACCGCTGTCTTGAAATGCTTGCAGTTGATTGCCGCCTGCTGCATTCAGGACTTCTCGGTTATTTACTTTATCCCAAATGCTGGATAAATTGCCACTTTGGCCGTCTACTGTTGCCCGAATAAATTCATTTTCTACAACCATTTGTGCGGCTGCAAAATGCGTTTCTTGACAAGGTGTGTTTTTTTGTGCTATACCGTATGTAAGTTGTGATAACTCTGTCTTTTTTTCGGTTTCTGGACTTGCGGACGCATTATCTACAGTTTGAGCGTCTTCGCGACACAGCCAAAACACCCGGTAGCCAACGGCGGGGAGATGATTTGCCCAGAATAACAGTGTAGATTGCGATTGCGGTCGATCGCCCCTGACAATCTGCGACACCAATCGCCGTCGGGAAAAATCGTAAATTTGCCAAGCTGAATCAGCGGCATCGGGAAGCGGTACGGCGACAACTTCAGAGCGCGACCAATTGAGAGTATTGAAAATCAAAATCGGTTGAGCGTCGGGCGCCGGAGGATTCGGCAGAGAAATTTGAGCCGAGATGGCATCCAAAGATTTTAGCAGGATTTCGCGACAAGCGCGATCGACCTCCGCAAAGGCTAGATTAGCATCCGTGTAAACTTGGGCGATCGCAGAACCGGGCAAAATATCGTGAAACTGGTTAAACAAAATTTGTTTCCAAGCAGATTCTAACTCGGATTTCGGATAAACCGCACCAGTACAAATCGTGGCCAGCGAAGACAGCAACTCCGCTTGGTAGAGCAATTCTTCGCAGCGGCGGTTTTGGCGTTTTTGGTCGGCGCGAGTCGTGTAGCAACCCCGGTGGAATTCTAAATAAAGTTCGTCTTTCCAAATCGGGAGAGTGCGGGGAATAGTTTTGAGTTGCGAGATGGGAGAATTTGCATCCGAAATTGCCGACAAGTTTGAAAATTCTCGCGCCCGCAAATTCTCCTGATTGTCCGATTCTGGAACATCGCTTTCTGGCCTAGTTGTCGCAACTTCCGGCAAAAACTGACTCTCAATCAAAGACAAATAATCAACCGCTTTCGCAAACTCCAACTTCGGGAAAAAAGGCGACATTTTCCAGCGTTTCGCCACCTCCAACATATCACGAGTTGGGCCGCCGCCGTGGTCGCCAACTCCAGGCAACCAAAGAGCATCTTGCAAACCAGTCTTAACTTGCCAGTCAAAAGCATAACTTGCCATTTTCACAGCTTCTATGCTTTCACCAATTGGAGCAGACATCATGCTAAATATTTTAGTACCGTCCAACCCTTCCCACCAAAACACACCGTGCGGAAATTCCGTTGTATCGTTCCACCGCAACTTTTGCGTCACAAAATAATCAACTCCGCCTTGCCGCAAAATCTGAGGTAATTGCCACCCAAAACCGAAAGTATCCGGTAGCCAAGCCACCCGCATCAATTCCCCAAAATTTTCTTTTGCATAACGCTGTCCGTAAAAAACTTGCCGCACCATTGATTCAGCGGAAATCAAGTTTAAATCCGGTTCTAACCACATCCCGCCGACAACTTCCCAACATCCGACAGCCACCTGTTTTTTAATCGCAGCAAATAAGTCCGGCCGATGTTGTTCCATCCAAGCATAAAGCGCCGGAGTAGAATGACAGAAAATCAAATCGGGAAACTCCGATTGCAATTTCAATACCGACTCAAAAGTTCGCTTTGCCGCTTCCCAAGTTTCCGGGACAGGCCACAGCCAAGCTAAGTCTAAATGAGCGTGACCCACCAAATAGATTTTACCTGTATATATAGATGTCAGCTCACCACTTTCTCCTATATATATAGATGTAGCATTGCCATTTTCTCCAACCTCCGAAACTTCCTCTCTTCTTCCTCCCTCTGCGGCCTCTGCGGCCTCTGCGGTTCCCTCATCTAAATCCCCAGAAAAATATCTCCGATCGCCACTTTCTCCTATATATATAGATGTAGCGTTACTATTTTCTCCAACCTGCGAAACTTCCTCTCTTCTTCCTCCCTCTGCGGCCTCTGCGGCCTCTGCGGTTCCCTCATCTAAATCCCCAGAAAAATATCTCCGATCGCCACTTTCTCCTATATATATAGATGTAGCATTGCTATTTTCTCCAACCTCCGAAACTTCCTCTCTTCTTCCTCCCTCTGCGGCCTCTGCGCCCTCTGCGGTTCCCTCATCTAAATCCCCAGAAAAAGCCCGCAGATATCCCAGTAAATTGTGCCGCAAAACCGACAGCGAGCGATCGAACTTTTCGCGATCGCGCACCGCCGACCAATCGATCGAACCAAGCGCCAAATCAATCTCAGATTTCAGCAATTCCCCCTTGACAAACATGGGGTTATTTGCTATTATTTCGGTGGAGAGGTATTGGGAATTTATAAAATCTAAATTTAGAGTTAGCGAATTTTGCAAAATCTCTAATTCGGCAGCTACAAAACCCGGATCGAAACAAGAAGAGTCAGCAGCTTCATACAAACAAATCGATCGCACTAAAGCACCGCTATCGTGACCCGGACTTACCAACCGCAAAATTACTAAAAATTCATCTCCAGGATTAGCCGACGAACTCAACAAAACTCGATCGGCAAAATCAAATAAATCTCCCCGTCCGACTAACTCGCCGTTCACAAAAATTTGAGCATCTTCTGCCCACCAAGTCAAGCCCAGCAGCAACCGCAAACCAACCACAGGATAGCCGTGCAAATTGTCAGGAATTACAAATTGCTGGCCCAGATACAAAACTTGCTTCCCCGACGGCCAAGCAATATGTCCTTTGCCGTTAAGTTCGGCAACAGGCCCGTTACAAATATTTACCGAAGAGACAGCAGAGTCAGAATCGCAGTACCTCCAACCAGACTGAACCTCCACTTGACTGAGGCGGCGCAACTTTTCGACAGTGGCAAAAATATTGTTGCTAGCAGGTGACACAGAAGCGCTCATATTTGGCTAAAATAAAACTTGTGTATTAATCAAAAATCGGATTGAACCGCCCCGACGCCAAGGACGCGAAGAAATAAAGGTTTCAGAGGGTTTGAAGCGGAGATTAAGATCTCGCTTTGATTTTACAGCAATATTCAGCAATTCCGGCGCGAATCAAAAATCTGAATTCAATAATTAAACTTATGTCCAACGGTTACTACGGCCCCTACCAAAGCCGATTATTAAATTTTATATCGAAACAGTCCCGCCAAGTCGCCGACAATTGCGATCGAACTTGGCGTCAAATTAAAGAAGCAACTCTCACCGCCACCCAAATTCTGCTTTATCCAGCTTATTTGCTGGTGCAAAGTTCCCGAATGCTGGGCCGACAGTTGCGGGAATCAAGCCAAAAAGTAGATTTACCGGAACTGCAAGAATTTGGCGGCGACGAAAACCCCGATTTGCCGCCAAATTGGTATCAGGGGGAAGTTGCCGAGGAAAATTCGATCGCGGAAATTTTGCACCTCGCCGAAAATTTGCTAAACTCGTCGCAAACTGCGAAAACTTTAGCCAGCTTCCCGCTGTTAATCGATCGGGGAAATGCTGTTAACGATTTACCTCCGGCTATCAATTTTAGCGGACAAACCGCCAACCATCAAACCACTTCCGTCTTAGTACACCCGCTTGCTAAAACTCAATTAAAACCGCAACCGAAAGTTGAGGGAATTGCCAGTTTTATCCCAGCCCGCACTTTAGTATTGGTGGGAGGTGAAAATAAGATATTAGATATTTTGACACCCGAACAGCAGGAAATGCTTGAAGGTCGCATAACTTGGGAAGTAGCAAACTGCAGCCCCGAACGGCGGGAAATTACCCAAAAAGAATTAAAATTTAATCTAGGTTTGGAGTCGGCGGCCAAAAAAGCGCAGTTGCCGCCGGTGCGTCGTTTTTGGGAATTGATGGCATGGCTTCAGACGAGCCCGGTTGCTCTCAAAAGAAATCAGTTTGGAGAATCAATCCTCGCAGTTAAAAAATCGATCGACCGCAATGCCATCCTAGTTCAAAAAGCCCGCGCCCAGATCGAAGCAAAAACCGCACAGCAGTCAATTGCGGCATCGAATTCGATCGACCCCAATACCCCACAACTAGAAACTAATTTTAACAGCAAGTTCGATCGACCCGCTAATCCTCTCTCCTTTGTTACATTACTCGATCGCGCCGCCGTCAACCTCGAAGAATTTACCCTCCCGCCAGCGGCAAAAACAACCGCCCAACCCACAGAAAACCCCGGAGTCAAAATTAATACATCCGCCACAGACGCCAACGCAGATTTGTCCGCCCGCGACATCCTCGAAAAATACGCTCGAAACATCGAACAAATGATTT of Oscillatoria nigro-viridis PCC 7112 contains these proteins:
- a CDS encoding anion transporter, whose translation is MITLKYLVLGLTYFGFGLGYLPGLRMNRAAIAIMGSAFVVALGILDLKTAWEAIDPNTIVFLLGMMVVNSALGASGFFQLALEFLTRFTRSPFGIMVAVTFGSGILSAFFLNDTTAILLAPLILSLTRSLSLNPIPYLLALAGGTNLGSVATVSGNPQNILVGSFSGISYLEFAGSLAPVALICLLVQVAWLWLLYPEVRSCKSLPEVPQVRYRLFKPLLAKSLWVTAGLLVAFLAGAPLAESAWIAASVLLITRRVKSDRILQGVDWNLLVMFAGLFVVTKATQQLGLLDNLTNLTGTPLSLLGVTVILSNLISNVPAVLVLQSVIVKTDTQAWLLLAAGSTLAGNLTLLGSVANLIVAEVAGKSGDLLTFKEHLRFGLPLTFVTLGIAYFWLY
- a CDS encoding PAS domain S-box protein is translated as MFAKKSHSSNPETNYSHLSDTDGEFATAKLSCSQQVEQDWYETLYENFPGIYFVLDALGRVFSLNQFGASRLAYKSQELICHSIFNIFYCQEQGKMQAEFARLAQPENGTPTPKIACWEGCLTCKDGRIIRVKATARPMPAVNWKIEENTNGRSIANFQRPAVLLVCEEIKAASQSPRSPHQRGNWRSPTLAIAKLAKSQLKERNNIEDFIREVTETAVSIVNCDRASIWLYGEDKTQLHCIDLYEQNTKLHSVQIIITAADCPAYFQALKSASAIATVAAENDPRTRELVSLYLLDRGTTSLLNVPIVLAGQRLGIVSAERQGSDGDWTEEEHEFTQILADFVSSSLSASEKLKLEALRHEQQQNLLTQYYDQLEERVERRTAELKKANQKLQKEIIKRKQAEAELRLQQQEQQIIFDSVPAMIWLKDTESRLLRINQAAAASRGLPAAQLEGKSFYEIYPDEAEQYYLEDLEVINSGVPKQGQVELLPTVSGQKCWVRTDKIPYRDETGKVAGVIVFAVDITDLIRVEKELREYRDRLTQKVEKRTAMYRQAMTALYSANTQLQQLINNSYSSGANGTSYSAAHLLECEAYFEAVAVADRETILSVSSNFAQLFGYEPAEMAGMSLLELLSPKSYKQAPQMISAASNTVCETIFLRRDGTAFPADVRSKFVFWEGRLVQVKAVRDLTERKLTAAELERSRSLLHATLEATADGILAVTTAGEMISYNEKLVQMWGIYEEVRNSMDRTVRLAFLTKQVKDPRAFLQRVKEFYRDAESEGCDLLEFKDGRTFERYTQPIRVGQNIIGRVWRFRDITSREKVTAMLGDSQRRFRAIFDSSFQFVSLLKPDGTLLEANQTSLDFAGIKLRDVANKPFWRLPWWGDSEEVQEQLQEAISRSAKGEFVRYEVEVQGVNRTATVDFSLKPVADETGKIVLLLPEGRDITKSKQAQVALRQQIERERLIAQIQSRIRSSLDIQDILNTTVAEVREFLATDRVLVFRFRPDWNGDVVVESVGEGWMPLKGMGIDDCCFANTYIGQYLKGRIRAIEDIHASNLTECHMNFLAGCQVKANLVVPIVQQGIEPREGNGSCQVPKLWGLLIAHHCSAPRQWQQFDMDLLSQLGTQVAIAIEQSLVYQQLAAANQRLDGLANLDSLTQLANRRRFDEVINREWERSSSSEPLSLIMCDIDCFKLYNDNYGHQAGDACLQQVARAIGDACTNAPAERLYLAARYGGEEFGVILPNTDIVAAQAVAESIRSRVKALAIPHIKSVVSDSVTLSLGVAAVSPSQNSPKMLIEAADKALYRAKSGGRDRVAISE